From one Candidatus Thioglobus sp. NP1 genomic stretch:
- the pyrF gene encoding orotidine-5'-phosphate decarboxylase, with protein sequence MKDINIEDRLIFALDVPEVSKAKEIVVELDDSINFYKIGMELLMTGQYFELLDWLVAKDKKVFVDLKFFDVPETVGRTIARLSEYGATFATIHGNQALMEKAAENKNNLKILAVTALTSLDRGDLDDLGFKCNVKDLVISRAKRAFEAGCDGIVSSGLEVPYIREYVDNKLIAVTPGIRPVANDDDQKRVVDVSTAFKSGSDYIVVGRPIKNAENRYQAASNIQKIIKSTFEAV encoded by the coding sequence ATGAAAGATATAAATATTGAAGACCGTTTAATTTTTGCTCTAGATGTGCCAGAGGTTTCAAAAGCTAAGGAAATAGTAGTTGAACTTGATGATAGTATTAATTTCTATAAGATTGGTATGGAGCTTTTAATGACTGGTCAGTACTTTGAGTTATTAGATTGGTTAGTAGCAAAAGATAAAAAGGTTTTTGTTGATTTGAAATTTTTTGATGTACCTGAGACTGTTGGGAGAACAATTGCAAGACTAAGTGAGTATGGTGCAACTTTTGCAACTATTCATGGTAATCAAGCTTTAATGGAAAAAGCTGCTGAAAATAAAAATAATTTAAAAATACTTGCTGTTACAGCGCTTACAAGTCTTGATAGAGGGGATTTGGATGATCTAGGCTTTAAGTGTAATGTGAAAGATTTAGTTATATCAAGGGCCAAAAGGGCTTTTGAGGCTGGCTGTGATGGAATAGTTTCATCGGGTCTTGAAGTGCCCTATATTAGAGAATATGTTGATAATAAATTAATTGCAGTTACTCCAGGAATAAGACCAGTAGCTAATGATGATGACCAAAAACGAGTTGTTGATGTTTCAACTGCTTTTAAAAGTGGGTCTGACTATATAGTTGTTGGAAGGCCAATTAAAAATGCTGAAAATAGATATCAAGCTGCATCAAATATTCAAAAAATCATCAAATCTACTTTCGAAGCAGTATAA
- a CDS encoding SGNH/GDSL hydrolase family protein, protein MSSIIATPPKDRAIDFIESDRLKKGRVIACIGDSLTHGNIGECWVDSLRQEYPNDKFLNEGINGDVVWQVHQRLDSILACKPDVVTIMIGTNDALASLDKNSGERYKKNSQLPEIPTLERFKELLPELIDRLKNVPKLAICTLPPIGEYKDSVNNNHIKNFNEFIELTAIKKNITLLPISDLIWSELANRDYPLKNDFNPKTITILRRIFGGIYHHYVFKRSWDKISKSNGQWILFDQIHLNERGAKVVFKKVKEFISSD, encoded by the coding sequence GTGTCTTCAATAATAGCAACCCCACCAAAAGATAGGGCTATAGATTTTATAGAATCAGACCGTTTAAAAAAAGGACGAGTTATTGCTTGTATTGGAGATTCTTTAACTCATGGCAATATTGGTGAATGTTGGGTTGACAGCCTACGACAAGAGTATCCAAATGATAAATTCCTTAATGAAGGTATTAATGGTGATGTTGTATGGCAAGTTCATCAAAGATTGGATTCAATATTAGCCTGTAAACCTGATGTTGTAACCATAATGATTGGCACAAATGATGCATTGGCATCGCTTGATAAAAATTCAGGAGAGCGTTATAAAAAAAATAGTCAGTTACCCGAAATCCCTACTTTAGAAAGATTTAAAGAGCTATTACCAGAATTAATAGATCGCCTTAAAAATGTTCCTAAACTTGCAATTTGTACTCTTCCTCCAATTGGTGAATATAAAGATTCAGTAAACAATAACCATATAAAAAATTTTAATGAATTCATAGAGCTCACTGCAATTAAAAAGAATATTACTCTTCTACCTATCTCAGATTTAATTTGGTCTGAATTAGCAAATAGAGACTATCCATTAAAAAATGACTTTAACCCAAAAACTATAACAATACTTCGTCGAATATTTGGAGGTATATATCATCATTACGTCTTTAAGAGGTCATGGGATAAAATTTCTAAGTCCAATGGGCAATGGATATTATTTGATCAAATACATTTGAATGAGCGGGGTGCTAAAGTAGTTTTTAAAAAAGTTAAAGAGTTTATTTCTTCAGATTAA
- a CDS encoding glycine zipper 2TM domain-containing protein, producing the protein MRKILKSLIIMSFILASQLTFAGSFVDSATVTSVEKVFKQYRVDEPYQECYIKESVQSGDGSATNELMGAVLGGAIGNKLGDGDGKDAMTIFGAFLGASLANDAEKANGTGAVVSQEVCENKVRQVIEKRLSHYRVTVDYDGREVSFSSKKRPYDDVIKIEVSIEGL; encoded by the coding sequence ATGAGAAAAATTTTAAAAAGTTTAATAATTATGTCATTTATATTAGCATCTCAGCTTACTTTTGCAGGAAGTTTTGTCGATTCAGCAACCGTAACTTCTGTTGAAAAGGTCTTTAAACAATATAGAGTTGATGAGCCATATCAAGAATGCTATATTAAAGAATCCGTTCAAAGTGGTGATGGAAGTGCAACAAATGAATTAATGGGCGCTGTCCTTGGAGGTGCTATTGGAAATAAACTTGGTGATGGTGATGGTAAAGATGCTATGACAATATTTGGTGCATTTTTAGGAGCATCACTAGCAAATGATGCTGAAAAAGCTAATGGAACAGGAGCTGTTGTTAGTCAAGAAGTATGTGAAAATAAAGTTAGGCAAGTTATTGAAAAAAGACTGAGCCATTATAGAGTTACTGTTGATTATGATGGACGTGAGGTTTCCTTCTCTAGTAAGAAAAGACCTTATGATGACGTTATCAAAATTGAAGTATCGATAGAAGGTCTTTAA
- the serC gene encoding 3-phosphoserine/phosphohydroxythreonine transaminase codes for MTKAYNFSAGPAMLPSEVLKKINEELLEYRGAKASIMEISHRGEDFMEVARKSEQDLRDLLSIPNNYKVLFLQGGASAQFSMVPINLLRGRNIANYVNTGLWSEKAISEASRYCDVNICSDSSNNNFTDIEDFEKWNINEDAAYLHYVSNETIAGLEFDYIPEVKMPLAADMSSTILSREIDVTKFGVIYAGAQKNIGPSGLTIVIVREDLLGQVVNGQPKLFDYSTQANNESMFNTPTTFSWYAAGCVFEWLKEQGGLNVIQKINEEKAKTLYAAIDNSDFYLNKVSIRYRSLMNVPFFLADENLNTLFLEKSKEADLLALKGHRSVGGMRASIYNAMPKEGVNALVTFMKDFEKKFA; via the coding sequence ATGACAAAAGCATACAATTTTAGTGCTGGTCCCGCTATGCTTCCAAGCGAAGTCCTTAAAAAAATTAATGAGGAGCTTTTAGAATATAGAGGAGCTAAAGCCTCAATAATGGAAATCTCACATCGTGGTGAGGATTTTATGGAGGTTGCTAGAAAGTCAGAACAGGATTTGAGGGACTTACTTAGTATTCCAAATAACTATAAAGTTTTATTTCTTCAAGGTGGAGCTTCAGCTCAATTTTCAATGGTTCCTATTAACCTTCTTAGAGGAAGAAATATTGCAAATTATGTCAATACTGGACTTTGGTCAGAGAAGGCAATTAGTGAGGCAAGTCGTTACTGTGATGTAAATATTTGTTCAGATAGTTCAAATAATAACTTTACTGATATTGAGGATTTTGAAAAATGGAATATTAATGAAGATGCAGCTTATCTTCATTATGTTTCTAATGAAACTATAGCTGGTTTAGAATTTGATTATATTCCTGAAGTTAAGATGCCATTGGCGGCTGACATGTCTTCAACGATTCTTTCTCGTGAAATTGACGTAACAAAATTTGGAGTTATTTATGCGGGGGCACAAAAAAATATTGGACCGTCAGGACTAACTATTGTTATTGTTCGAGAGGATTTATTGGGACAAGTAGTTAATGGTCAGCCAAAACTTTTTGATTACTCTACACAGGCTAATAATGAATCAATGTTTAATACTCCAACAACCTTCTCGTGGTATGCGGCAGGCTGCGTATTTGAGTGGCTTAAGGAGCAGGGTGGTTTAAATGTAATACAAAAAATTAATGAAGAAAAAGCAAAAACACTTTATGCTGCAATTGATAATAGTGATTTTTATTTAAATAAGGTATCCATTAGATATCGCTCATTAATGAATGTTCCATTTTTTTTAGCGGATGAAAATCTCAATACCTTATTTTTAGAAAAATCAAAAGAAGCTGATTTGTTGGCATTAAAAGGGCACCGTAGTGTTGGTGGTATGAGAGCTAGCATATATAATGCAATGCCAAAAGAGGGTGTCAATGCTTTGGTTACTTTTATGAAAGATTTTGAAAAGAAATTTGCATAA
- a CDS encoding DUF2141 domain-containing protein, translating to MNIFKHNFKLLVLSLFAFQGFSNAALADEHLHAVSGSVTGCSNKHAVHVLIYEESGFNNGMTHSQEVIINPENSGDCKVPFNFNKPTGSYALASFEDKNGNGELDFFFFIPKEPAGFYKFNGMGAPKFEKMKINVDKDINNIEILLP from the coding sequence ATGAATATTTTTAAACACAATTTTAAGCTACTAGTATTATCTTTATTTGCCTTCCAAGGATTCTCTAATGCTGCATTAGCTGATGAACATCTTCATGCTGTAAGTGGCTCCGTAACAGGCTGTTCAAATAAACATGCGGTGCATGTCCTTATTTATGAAGAATCAGGCTTTAACAATGGAATGACTCATAGTCAAGAAGTTATTATTAACCCCGAAAATAGTGGTGACTGTAAAGTACCATTTAACTTTAATAAGCCTACTGGTTCATATGCTCTAGCTTCTTTTGAAGATAAAAATGGAAATGGAGAATTAGACTTTTTCTTTTTCATTCCAAAAGAGCCAGCAGGATTTTATAAATTTAATGGGATGGGTGCTCCAAAGTTTGAAAAAATGAAGATTAATGTGGATAAAGATATTAATAATATTGAGATATTATTACCTTAA
- the aroC gene encoding chorismate synthase, with protein sequence MSGNSFGKLFTLTTAGESHGDALIGIVDGCPPGMELSEADLQGDLDLRKPGSSRHTTQRRESDAIKIVSGTFEGVTTGTPIALVIENMDQRPRDYTNIANSFRPGHADFTYQQKYGIRDYRGGGRSSARETAIRVAAGGIAKKYLKSRYGIEINGYVAQLGPITFENFDWNEVHNNPFFCPDASKVSELEDYMDKLRKSGDSIGARINIVASNMITGLGEPIFDRLDADIAHAMLSINAVKGVEIGAGFAVVDQKGSDHRDPITPEGFVSNNSGGILGGISSGQDLLISIALKPTSSIRLATDSIDKKGNAMEISTTGRHDPCVGIRATPIAEAMLAITLMDHALRNRAQNLDVSSTTPSIPSSKA encoded by the coding sequence ATGTCTGGTAATTCATTTGGAAAATTATTTACTTTAACAACAGCGGGTGAGAGTCATGGTGACGCACTTATTGGAATTGTTGATGGTTGTCCTCCAGGAATGGAATTATCAGAAGCTGATCTTCAGGGTGATCTTGATCTAAGAAAGCCTGGTAGTTCTAGACACACTACTCAAAGAAGGGAATCTGATGCAATTAAAATTGTATCGGGAACCTTTGAAGGCGTTACTACAGGAACACCAATTGCTCTTGTAATTGAAAATATGGACCAAAGACCAAGGGATTATACAAATATAGCAAATTCTTTTCGTCCCGGTCATGCTGATTTCACTTATCAACAAAAATATGGAATAAGGGATTACCGTGGTGGTGGTCGCTCTTCTGCGAGAGAAACAGCAATTCGAGTTGCAGCAGGTGGAATAGCTAAGAAGTACCTTAAATCAAGATATGGTATCGAGATAAATGGATATGTAGCCCAGCTAGGGCCAATAACATTTGAAAACTTTGACTGGAATGAAGTTCATAATAATCCTTTCTTTTGTCCTGATGCCTCTAAAGTAAGCGAACTTGAAGATTACATGGATAAACTCAGAAAATCGGGTGATTCTATTGGTGCAAGAATTAATATAGTGGCAAGTAATATGATTACTGGACTAGGAGAACCAATTTTTGATCGTCTTGATGCAGATATAGCCCACGCAATGCTTAGTATTAATGCAGTTAAAGGTGTTGAAATTGGAGCAGGATTTGCTGTTGTTGATCAAAAAGGTTCAGACCATAGAGACCCGATAACTCCTGAAGGATTTGTTTCAAATAATTCTGGTGGTATCCTCGGAGGGATAAGTTCTGGTCAAGACCTTTTAATATCTATAGCACTAAAACCAACTTCAAGTATTCGCCTTGCAACAGATAGTATTGATAAAAAAGGTAATGCTATGGAAATTAGTACTACTGGAAGGCATGACCCGTGCGTCGGTATCAGAGCAACTCCAATCGCTGAAGCGATGCTTGCAATTACACTAATGGATCATGCATTAAGAAATCGTGCTCAAAATTTAGATGTATCCTCAACAACCCCGTCTATACCTTCTTCAAAAGCATAG
- a CDS encoding SulP family inorganic anion transporter — protein sequence MFKLIHKRVPSNAKNDILSGLTVALALVPEAVAFALLAGLNPLVGLYAAFTIGIVTSILGGRPGMISGATGAIAVVIGTLVALHGVEYLFAAVVLTGLIQIIFGLLKMGKFIRLVPHPVFLGFVNGLAIVIFLSQVKQFKVAGEWITGTPLVIMLAIVAITMAIIHFLPKITRAVPSTLVAIVIGTVAVLFLGLDTRTVGDISPIGGVFPPFHLPDVPLNLEMLKIVFPYAIVMALVGLIESLLTLNLIDDLTETTGQPNRECIGQGVANTVTGLFGGMGGCAMVGQSLINIKSGGRGRLSGITASIILLFFILYLSKYIEMIPVAVLIGVMMMVVIGTFEWGSFRLFGKIPLPDIIVGISVAVITVLTDNLALAVIAGVIMSALSYAWESAGKISSIEENESEGKKTYKLHGALFFASINTFHAIFNPKEDPENVYIDFGDSRVIDHSAIEAIDKLADRYQKAGKKLHLMHLSPECRLLLKTAKHLVEVNVLEDPQYHIAIDKAKARIEGTI from the coding sequence ATGTTCAAGCTAATTCATAAGCGCGTTCCTAGTAACGCTAAAAACGATATCCTGTCTGGTCTAACAGTTGCACTAGCATTAGTTCCTGAGGCAGTTGCATTTGCTCTTCTAGCTGGATTAAATCCTTTGGTTGGACTCTATGCTGCTTTCACCATTGGTATTGTTACTTCAATTCTAGGTGGAAGGCCAGGAATGATTTCAGGAGCTACAGGAGCAATTGCTGTGGTTATTGGAACCCTTGTTGCACTCCATGGGGTTGAGTACTTATTTGCTGCAGTAGTCTTAACTGGTTTGATCCAGATTATTTTTGGTTTATTGAAGATGGGTAAGTTTATTCGACTTGTTCCCCACCCAGTTTTTTTAGGTTTTGTTAATGGCCTAGCGATAGTTATATTCCTATCTCAAGTAAAACAATTTAAGGTCGCTGGAGAGTGGATTACCGGAACTCCTTTAGTAATTATGCTAGCAATAGTTGCAATTACAATGGCCATTATTCATTTTTTACCTAAAATTACTCGAGCAGTACCATCAACTCTTGTGGCAATAGTTATTGGAACAGTTGCAGTCTTATTTTTAGGTCTTGATACTAGGACAGTTGGAGATATTTCACCTATTGGAGGAGTCTTCCCTCCATTTCATCTTCCTGATGTTCCATTGAACTTAGAAATGCTTAAAATTGTTTTTCCATATGCCATTGTTATGGCACTAGTTGGGCTTATAGAGAGCCTTTTAACACTTAACTTAATTGATGATCTAACTGAAACAACAGGCCAACCAAATCGTGAATGTATTGGACAAGGTGTTGCAAATACGGTAACTGGTCTTTTTGGAGGTATGGGTGGATGCGCAATGGTTGGTCAGAGCTTAATAAATATCAAATCAGGTGGTCGTGGAAGATTGTCAGGAATTACAGCATCAATTATTCTACTATTTTTTATACTTTACCTTTCGAAGTACATCGAAATGATTCCAGTAGCAGTCCTTATTGGAGTCATGATGATGGTTGTTATAGGTACATTTGAATGGGGTTCTTTTCGTTTATTTGGAAAAATACCATTACCAGATATTATTGTTGGTATTTCTGTAGCAGTTATTACAGTTTTAACTGATAATTTAGCCCTTGCTGTTATTGCAGGAGTTATTATGTCTGCTCTTTCATATGCATGGGAGTCAGCAGGAAAAATTTCCTCCATCGAAGAAAATGAGTCAGAAGGTAAAAAGACTTATAAACTTCATGGGGCTTTATTTTTTGCATCAATCAATACCTTTCACGCTATCTTTAACCCAAAAGAAGATCCAGAGAATGTTTATATTGATTTTGGGGACTCTAGGGTAATTGATCATTCTGCTATTGAAGCAATCGATAAGCTTGCTGATCGCTATCAGAAAGCTGGTAAGAAATTACACTTGATGCATCTCAGTCCCGAATGTAGGTTACTTTTAAAAACAGCGAAGCATCTAGTCGAGGTAAATGTCTTAGAGGACCCTCAGTATCATATTGCTATTGATAAAGCCAAAGCAAGAATTGAAGGCACAATATAG